One window of Parambassis ranga chromosome 3, fParRan2.1, whole genome shotgun sequence genomic DNA carries:
- the LOC114433963 gene encoding gamma-taxilin-like — protein METTGVCEIDVASRKIVGGSDSPLNLDSPCQEDVTEFGLGLCCTEEERGETPGREDSPSDLGEAELDPGGDAKTGEDKALGKEVVLLMQALNSLATPEEKLAALCKKYADLLEESRCMQKQLKALQKKQSQIVKEKVHLQGEHSKAILARSKLESLCRELQRHNKTLKEENAQRSREYEEQRKEAMLHFQMTLGDIEVQMEQHSSHNAKLRQENMELAEKLKKLIEQYELREEHIDKVFKHKELQQQLMDAKLQRITEMMKEVEEKQQRERDFLLKDATESRRKCELMKEQEAQLKQQLSLYMDKFEEFQTTLAKSNEVFTTFRQEMEKMTKKIKKLEKETTQWRTKWESNNQALLQMAEEKTLRDGHFKAMQGKLELLERLCRALQKERNDLNNRLSLLQQGDKGTAPPPDAQPRQPSVEEEEDEEEEEDSEDSAQGDGHETGGVHQAPRPPEMDPMPAASVTTTTALLTSIQSAETAAALQD, from the exons ATGGAAACCACAGGAGTGTGTGAGATTGATGTGGCCAGTAGAAAAATAGTGGGAGGCAGCGACTCTCCACTCAACCTGGACAGCCCCTGTCAG gAGGATGTTACAGAGTTTGGTTTGGGGTTGTGCTgcactgaggaggagagaggagaaactcCAGGCAGAGAGGACAGTCCCAGCGACCTTGGGGAGGCAGAGCTTGATCCTGGAGGAGATGCGAAGACTGGAGAGGACAAGGCTTTAG GGAAGGAGGTTGTACTTTTAATGCAAGCCCTGAACTCTCTTGCCACTCCTGAGGAAAAATTGGCTGCTCTTTGCAAGAAATATGCAGACCTG TTGGAGGAGAGCCGCTGTATGCAGAAGCAGCTAAAAGCCCTGCAGAAGAAGCAGTCTCAGATTGTAAAGGAGAAGGTTCACCTGCAGGGGGAGCACAGCAAAGCCATCCTTGCTCGCAGCAAGCTGGAGAGTCTTTGTagggagctgcagagacacaacaagaCATTGAAG GAGGAGAATGCTCAGCGGTCCAGGGAGTATGAGGAGCAGCGCAAAGAGGCCATGCTGCACTTCCAGATGACCTTGGGTGATATTGAAGTGCAGATGGAGCAGCACAGCTCCCACAATGCTAAGCTGAGGCAGGAGAACATGGAGCTGGCTGAGAAGTTAAAAAAGCTCATAGAGCAGTATGAGCTCCGAGAAGAG CACATAGACAAGGTGTTCAAGCATAAGGAGCTACAACAACAACTGATGGACGCCAAGCTGCAGAGAATTACCGAAAtgatgaaggaggtggaggaaaagCAGCAGCGTGAGAGAGACTTT CTGCTGAAAGACGCCACAGAGTCCAGACGTAAGTGTGAGCTGATGAAGGAGCAGGAAGCACAGCTCAAACAACAG CTCTCCCTATACATGGACAAGTTTGAGGAGTTTCAGACCACTCTGGCTAAAAGCAACGAAGTCTTCACCACTTTCAGACAAGAGATGGAAAAG ATGACCAAGAAGATCAAGAAGCTGGAGAAGGAAACGACACAGTGGAGGACCAAATGGGAGAGCAATAACCAGGCCCTGCTGCAGATGGCAGAGGAG AAAACTCTGCGGGATGGCCACTTCAAGGCCATGCAGGGGAAGCTGGAGCTCCTGGAGAGGTTGTGCCGAGCTCTGCAGAAGGAGAGGAATGACCTCAACAATCGGCTCAGCTTACTCCAGCAGGGAGACAAAGGGACCGCGCCACCTCCTGATGCCCAGCCACGGCAGCCTtcagtggaagaggaggaggacgaggaggaggaggaagattctGAGGATTCAGCTCAGGGTGATGGGCATGAGACAGGGGGTGTCCACCAAGCTCCCAGACCACCTGAAATGGACCCTATGCCAGCTGCTTCCGTTACAACCACCACTGCTCTGCTGACAAGCATCCagtctgcagaaacagcagccgCACTGCAGGACTGA